One stretch of Tepidibacter hydrothermalis DNA includes these proteins:
- a CDS encoding DUF58 domain-containing protein, whose product MDKFLREIEPLIIKPYKKILKGGKGNYKAGGFGNSLDFYGHRKYMPGDDVRKIDWKAYMRTDEFYIKEFGEQKNMNVNVILDISSSMDFGNPNKFEMGKMLSIGISYLTLKQMDNLSVYTLNDKLNCNFRGIRGKDNFYNIMEDINNLNSSGKTNLKDILNLNNSSSGITFIISDFFDEDIETALDYLIIKGQEVVMIHLLSPSEINPDYNNELKLIDKESGNIVRLSLDKNIKQKYINKVEKFIRNIKEKCLQREIKYIFAQTDTTPVNILSKSLGGI is encoded by the coding sequence TTGGACAAATTCTTAAGAGAAATAGAACCATTAATTATAAAGCCATATAAAAAAATATTAAAAGGAGGAAAAGGAAATTACAAAGCAGGGGGATTTGGAAATTCATTAGACTTTTATGGCCACAGAAAATATATGCCAGGAGATGATGTTAGAAAAATAGACTGGAAGGCTTATATGAGAACAGATGAATTCTATATAAAAGAATTCGGCGAGCAGAAAAATATGAATGTAAATGTAATACTTGATATAAGCTCGTCTATGGACTTTGGAAATCCTAATAAATTTGAAATGGGAAAGATGTTATCCATCGGAATAAGTTATCTTACACTAAAGCAAATGGATAACTTAAGTGTATATACTTTAAATGATAAATTAAATTGCAACTTTAGAGGAATAAGAGGAAAAGATAATTTTTATAACATAATGGAAGATATAAATAATCTAAATTCTAGTGGGAAAACAAACTTAAAAGATATCTTAAATTTAAACAATTCAAGCTCAGGAATAACATTTATAATATCTGATTTCTTTGATGAAGATATAGAAACAGCTTTGGATTATTTAATAATAAAAGGCCAAGAAGTTGTAATGATACATTTGTTATCACCATCTGAAATAAATCCAGACTATAATAATGAACTAAAGCTTATAGACAAGGAAAGTGGAAATATAGTTAGACTTAGCCTTGATAAGAATATAAAACAAAAATATATAAATAAGGTAGAAAAGTTTATAAGGAATATAAAAGAAAAATGCTTACAAAGAGAGATTAAATACATATTTGCACAAACAGATACAACCCCAGTAAACATATTGTCAAAGTCATTAGGGGGTATATAA
- a CDS encoding BatA domain-containing protein, translating to MKFLNPIGLLFSLLLGVIILFYFKKNQVVEKYVSTTKFWDEILKEVEGVRTRKIDKYLLLIIQMIIGLLVVISIANPTIIKNINENQENENIVSCSNQDLNKTKKIIYIGDNKYIKSALSSIENIKVDFDNEYSEKYKQYDVYILDKNVDELPKNVNKWITYPQNGNIQGSINSVKALKIVDSEFSKNIHNKKIYVDKTEYLKEKKGFKTMLSVDNKPIIIYGVNDKSKEIYSSINFNKTNLVMTSDFPILIKNMINWLSYDENIEQTYKNIDDKKDSSGYTIKNIILIIALFLMVIEWEVYRREI from the coding sequence ATGAAGTTTTTAAACCCTATAGGATTATTATTTTCTTTATTACTTGGAGTAATAATACTATTTTATTTTAAGAAAAATCAAGTCGTAGAGAAGTACGTATCTACAACTAAATTTTGGGATGAGATACTAAAAGAAGTAGAAGGAGTAAGAACGAGAAAAATAGATAAATACCTACTATTAATAATTCAAATGATAATAGGATTGTTAGTAGTAATATCAATAGCTAATCCTACAATAATAAAGAATATCAACGAGAACCAAGAAAATGAAAATATAGTATCATGCAGCAATCAAGATCTAAACAAAACTAAAAAAATAATTTATATAGGAGATAACAAATACATAAAAAGTGCTCTATCGAGTATTGAAAATATAAAAGTTGATTTTGATAATGAGTATAGTGAGAAATATAAACAATATGATGTGTATATCTTGGATAAAAATGTTGATGAATTACCTAAAAATGTTAATAAGTGGATAACATATCCACAAAATGGTAATATTCAGGGGAGTATTAATAGTGTGAAAGCATTGAAAATTGTAGATTCTGAGTTTTCTAAAAATATCCACAATAAAAAAATATATGTGGATAAAACAGAATATTTGAAAGAAAAGAAAGGATTTAAAACAATGCTTAGTGTGGATAACAAACCTATAATTATATATGGGGTAAATGATAAATCAAAAGAGATATATTCGTCTATAAATTTTAATAAAACTAATTTAGTAATGACTTCCGATTTTCCTATACTAATTAAAAATATGATTAACTGGCTGTCATACGACGAAAATATAGAGCAAACTTATAAAAATATAGATGATAAGAAAGATAGTTCGGGATATACGATAAAAAATATAATACTGATAATAGCCCTATTCTTGATGGTTATAGAATGGGAGGTATATAGACGTGAAATTTAA